One Brachybacterium kimchii genomic window carries:
- the rpsR gene encoding 30S ribosomal protein S18, translating into MAKPVLRKPKKKQNPLKAAGVESIDYKDAALLRKFISDRGKIRARRVTGVSVQEQRKIAKAVKNAREIALLPYSTSGR; encoded by the coding sequence ATGGCCAAGCCTGTTCTTCGCAAGCCGAAGAAGAAGCAGAACCCGCTGAAGGCAGCGGGCGTCGAGTCGATCGACTACAAGGACGCAGCCCTGCTGCGCAAGTTCATCTCCGACCGCGGCAAGATCCGCGCGCGTCGGGTCACCGGCGTGTCCGTGCAGGAGCAGCGCAAGATCGCGAAGGCCGTGAAGAACGCCCGCGAGATCGCCCTGCTGCCCTACTCGACCTCCGGTCGCTGA